A window of the Odocoileus virginianus isolate 20LAN1187 ecotype Illinois chromosome 20, Ovbor_1.2, whole genome shotgun sequence genome harbors these coding sequences:
- the LOC110135587 gene encoding V-type proton ATPase subunit G 1: MSRNNAIAIATASQSQGIQQLLQAEKRAAENVSEARKRKNRRLKQAKEEAQAEVEQYCLQREKELKAKEAAALGSQGSCITEVEDDTQEKMTILQTYFRQNRDEVLDNLLAFVCDIRPEIHENYRING; the protein is encoded by the exons atgtcgagAAACAA CGCCATCGCCATAGCCACGGCCAGTCAGTCGCAGGGCATCCAGCAGCTGCTCCAGGCGGAGAAACGGGCCGCCGAGAACGTGTCTGAGGCCCGCAAGCGAAAGAACCGGAGGTTGAAGCAGGCCAAGGAAGAAGCCCAGGCTGAAGTTGAGCAGTACTGCCTGCAGAGGGAGAAGGAGCTCAAGGCCAAGGAAGCTGCGGCTCTGGGATCCCAGGGCAGTTGCATCACTGAAGTAGAGGACGACACCCAGGAGAAGATGACCATCCTTCAGACCTACTTCCGGCAGAATAGGGATGAAGTCTTGGATAACCTCTTGGCCTTTGTCTGCGACATCCGGCCAGAAATCCATGAGAACTACCGCATAAATGGATAG